A portion of the Sphingobacterium spiritivorum genome contains these proteins:
- a CDS encoding outer membrane beta-barrel protein, with translation MKKLLFSIIAMLLIGTAAVQAQGFKGKWFIMGEAGYSTQSDGNIQHYSVLPVVGTFVAPTTAVGIGVGYLGQKDKTVPDVIGKEEAFIVQPLARKYWSITDNFLIFGQAAVPLTFGKNTIDANGVKADSKFTGYGVQLSPGIDYFLSSHFSIEASFGLVGWSAVKPKDGETANDFNIGVNSGFQNGVKFGLKYIF, from the coding sequence ATGAAAAAGTTATTATTCTCAATTATTGCAATGTTACTTATCGGTACAGCAGCTGTTCAGGCTCAGGGATTCAAAGGAAAATGGTTTATCATGGGTGAGGCAGGTTATTCTACTCAATCGGACGGAAATATTCAGCATTACAGTGTCCTTCCTGTTGTGGGTACATTCGTTGCCCCAACGACCGCAGTTGGTATTGGCGTAGGATATTTAGGTCAGAAAGATAAAACGGTTCCTGATGTTATCGGCAAAGAAGAAGCATTTATCGTACAGCCATTGGCCCGGAAATATTGGAGCATCACGGACAACTTTTTGATTTTTGGTCAGGCAGCAGTTCCTTTGACTTTTGGCAAAAATACCATTGATGCAAATGGGGTAAAAGCTGACAGCAAATTCACCGGATATGGTGTACAGCTATCTCCGGGAATAGATTATTTCCTGAGCAGTCATTTTTCAATAGAAGCATCTTTCGGACTGGTTGGCTGGTCTGCAGTGAAACCTAAGGATGGAGAAACAGCAAATGATTTTAATATCGGTGTAAATTCCGGATTTCAAAACGGAGTCAAATTCGGACTCAAATATATCTTTTAA
- a CDS encoding methylenetetrahydrofolate reductase, which translates to MKIIDHIQNAKGKTLFSFELLPPAKGQSIQSIYKTMDEMMEFKPPFIDVTYHREDYLYKEHANGLLERISYRKRPGTVAICAAIMNKYKVDAVPHLICGGFTKEETENALIDLNFLGIDNVLVLRGDARRGDADFIPTEGGHSFATDLLQQVSNMNQGRYLHEDVETSEKTNFCIGVAGYPEKHFESPNFNTDFKFLKKKIEMGAEFIVTQMFFNVQKYKDFVTKCREHDINVPIIPGLKPITSKKQLVTLPRVFHLDIPEELSEAIADCHSNADVRQVGHEWLVQQCKELIDFGAPVLHFYTMSNPGPTKKIVEQLF; encoded by the coding sequence ATGAAAATTATTGACCATATTCAAAACGCTAAAGGTAAAACCTTGTTTTCCTTTGAGTTATTGCCTCCAGCGAAAGGACAGAGCATACAGAGTATATATAAAACCATGGACGAAATGATGGAGTTCAAACCTCCGTTTATAGATGTTACGTATCATCGCGAAGATTACCTGTATAAAGAACATGCAAACGGACTTTTGGAAAGAATATCCTATCGTAAACGTCCGGGAACAGTAGCAATCTGCGCTGCAATAATGAACAAATATAAGGTAGATGCTGTTCCTCACCTTATTTGTGGTGGATTTACGAAAGAGGAAACTGAAAATGCATTGATTGATCTCAACTTCCTGGGCATTGATAATGTGCTGGTGCTAAGAGGAGATGCACGCAGAGGAGATGCAGACTTTATCCCGACAGAAGGAGGACATTCTTTCGCGACAGATCTGCTGCAACAGGTGTCAAATATGAATCAAGGCAGATATCTGCATGAGGATGTCGAAACTTCAGAAAAAACCAACTTCTGTATAGGTGTTGCCGGATATCCGGAGAAGCACTTTGAAAGCCCTAACTTTAATACGGATTTCAAATTTCTAAAGAAGAAGATAGAAATGGGAGCAGAGTTTATTGTAACTCAGATGTTTTTTAATGTTCAGAAATATAAAGACTTTGTAACCAAATGCCGGGAGCATGATATTAATGTACCTATTATTCCGGGATTGAAGCCAATTACTTCCAAAAAGCAATTGGTGACATTGCCTCGTGTCTTTCACCTGGATATTCCGGAAGAGCTTAGTGAGGCCATTGCTGATTGTCATAGTAATGCCGATGTAAGACAGGTAGGACATGAATGGCTGGTACAGCAGTGTAAGGAACTGATAGATTTTGGCGCTCCGGTGCTTCACTTCTATACCATGAGTAATCCGGGACCCACCAAAAAAATTGTGGAACAGTTGTTCTAA
- the rimM gene encoding ribosome maturation factor RimM (Essential for efficient processing of 16S rRNA) — MTIDQSFYIGYISKTRGLKGELQLFFEFEDYQDLDIDVLFVEINKKLVPYFVENIKLQSNSTAYLNLEDVDHIDKAQPLVHKKMYLPNDKMPERDPDDFRLTDLKGFLVIDEVHGELGEIIEVQELPQQFIARVDFKGKELMFPLNDDLILGIDPEEEIIEVDLPEGLVELYSE; from the coding sequence ATGACCATAGATCAGAGTTTTTATATTGGATACATCAGCAAGACAAGAGGACTGAAGGGAGAACTGCAGCTGTTTTTTGAATTTGAAGATTATCAGGATCTGGATATTGATGTACTTTTTGTGGAGATCAATAAGAAGCTTGTACCTTACTTTGTAGAAAATATCAAGTTACAATCCAATAGTACGGCCTACCTCAATCTCGAAGATGTAGATCATATTGATAAAGCACAGCCATTGGTACACAAGAAAATGTACCTTCCTAATGATAAGATGCCGGAGCGTGATCCTGATGATTTCAGACTGACTGATCTCAAAGGCTTTCTGGTTATTGATGAAGTACATGGTGAATTGGGGGAAATCATAGAAGTTCAGGAGTTGCCTCAGCAATTTATCGCAAGGGTTGATTTTAAGGGAAAGGAGCTGATGTTTCCGTTGAATGATGATCTGATACTGGGTATTGATCCTGAAGAAGAGATTATTGAAGTAGACCTGCCGGAAGGTTTGGTAGAATTATATAGCGAATAA
- a CDS encoding 30S ribosomal protein S16: protein MATKIRLQRHGKKGKPFYHVVVADSRAPRDGKFIERLGSYNPNTNPATIVLDFEKALDWMNKGAQPTDTARAILSYKGVLYKKHLEGGVKKGAFDAAKAEELFAEWSKEKTAKIDGKKDSLTSSKEEAKKAALAAEAKKKADKAAAIAAKNTPAVEESAEEVEAPEATEGAENTEETEG from the coding sequence ATGGCAACTAAAATCAGATTGCAAAGACATGGTAAAAAAGGAAAACCTTTTTACCACGTAGTAGTAGCAGATTCACGTGCACCACGTGATGGTAAATTTATCGAACGTCTTGGTTCTTACAACCCTAACACAAATCCTGCAACTATCGTTTTGGATTTCGAAAAAGCGTTAGATTGGATGAACAAAGGTGCTCAGCCTACTGATACTGCTCGCGCTATCCTTTCTTACAAAGGTGTATTGTACAAAAAACACTTAGAAGGTGGTGTGAAAAAAGGTGCTTTCGATGCAGCAAAAGCTGAAGAACTATTCGCAGAATGGTCTAAAGAAAAAACTGCTAAAATCGATGGTAAAAAAGATAGCCTGACTTCTTCTAAAGAAGAAGCTAAGAAAGCTGCATTAGCTGCTGAAGCTAAGAAAAAAGCTGACAAAGCAGCTGCTATCGCTGCAAAAAACACTCCTGCAGTAGAAGAATCTGCTGAAGAAGTAGAAGCACCAGAAGCTACTGAAGGCGCTGAAAACACTGAAGAAACTGAAGGATAA
- a CDS encoding UvrD-helicase domain-containing protein, whose translation MYSFMSGILPLKILKASAGSGKTFSLAVHYLTLLFHHEYKYREILAVTFTNKATEEMKTRILDVLKGLANNDPSPGTDNYRQLLLKAYPQYSNIELQERAQKIYRRILHDYSHFSVSTIDGFVQKVIRGFAFELGLDAAYSLEMNLDKVQDQLVDRLDLELDDKPELVEWIVDLAKERIDNDKSWNYKGELLSLTREIFKERFADFETGLNEVGYSNIEKEFSKYVQLTKQHIRSVEESLVSKAQSVLQAFRDSNLSTDDLKGKSRNPLLKLTKITEKDFGQIFSLHKLIDAPEEWFQKNTDTSPFYSINPLLKDLCTYFQNEEASYILATQFQNNVYYLRLMQELALLLRAYREESGNLLISDAQHLLTGITEDAGDNPSFIWEKIGNRYRNFLFDEFQDTSVSQWKSFRSLVQNAISAPSEEFIDHLIVGDTKQSIYRWRNGDWSILESGAKADLGSHHIVDDNLEDNHRSSSAIIEFNNFLYASFPSLLQDKLNLLVAETEKTELLDWWVAKGYHDIINSIFENARQNTTPRTPEGGIIKISKFSKQEEEERIFSDSVFREYALQDTIEEIRRIQQDFHYIYSEMCVLVRTNGEAESVVNELMAAGIPVVSGDALMIANSSAIKLIINTLYILVGYDENTSLYKANCISLYHKIRDIAIDPDIFLTIKGKSLSQLSGILPPALCEEANNWMQLPLPELVERIIHAYGLDQKQEYLAYLLSFRDITANATKQGEKGILSFLNWWEEDGVRKTLPSPDAANAVQVMTIHKSKGLAFRAVFIPFCNLDLGGKTNGIFWVPAVNTPYEALKSIPLKYKDELAKSSVANYYFEENLYSHIDALNMIYVATTRAKDYLYIGIKEKKDLKKISNTGDLFQLVLAENFESEDVYNIEKPVQTDRKQDAPQTIGMHTYPTSDRLSDIYIPREEKNAAHVLHIGQAGRQGSILHTILADIKSLAELPSYLDSLLLEGTIMEEEKLLFLQEATRVLQHEQLNELLTKAEQHFSERSIVSADGHVYRPDKILIQDNFVAVIDYKFTFQEHSEHLDQVRIYMDLLSQMGYKDVEGYLFYATTNTLKPVI comes from the coding sequence ATGTATTCATTTATGTCAGGGATCTTACCTCTAAAAATACTTAAAGCTTCAGCAGGATCAGGTAAAACATTTAGCCTTGCAGTGCATTATCTGACGCTGTTATTTCATCACGAATATAAATATCGGGAAATATTAGCTGTGACTTTTACAAACAAAGCCACGGAGGAGATGAAAACCAGGATTCTGGATGTATTAAAAGGACTGGCAAACAATGATCCATCTCCCGGAACAGACAACTACAGACAACTCCTTTTAAAAGCCTATCCGCAGTATTCCAATATCGAATTACAGGAACGGGCACAGAAAATATACCGTCGCATCCTGCATGACTACAGCCATTTTTCCGTCAGCACTATTGATGGCTTCGTACAAAAGGTAATTCGGGGATTTGCTTTTGAACTAGGGCTTGATGCCGCATATAGCCTTGAAATGAATCTCGACAAAGTACAGGATCAGTTGGTCGACAGACTGGATCTGGAATTAGATGATAAACCGGAGCTGGTAGAATGGATTGTCGATCTCGCAAAAGAACGTATCGATAATGATAAAAGCTGGAATTATAAAGGAGAACTCCTGAGCCTTACCCGCGAAATATTTAAAGAACGTTTTGCTGATTTTGAGACGGGACTTAATGAAGTTGGTTATTCGAATATAGAAAAGGAATTTTCGAAATATGTACAATTGACCAAACAGCACATCAGGTCTGTAGAAGAATCTTTGGTATCAAAAGCGCAGTCTGTGTTACAGGCATTCCGGGACAGCAATCTCTCAACAGACGATCTCAAGGGTAAATCGCGTAATCCTCTGTTGAAACTGACCAAGATCACAGAGAAAGACTTTGGCCAGATTTTCTCCCTGCACAAACTGATTGACGCACCGGAAGAGTGGTTTCAGAAGAATACCGATACCAGCCCTTTCTATTCCATCAATCCGTTATTAAAAGACCTGTGTACTTATTTTCAGAATGAAGAAGCATCTTATATTCTGGCCACTCAATTCCAGAACAATGTGTATTACCTCCGTCTTATGCAGGAACTTGCTCTCTTACTGCGGGCATACCGTGAGGAGAGCGGAAATCTGTTAATCAGCGATGCACAGCATTTATTAACCGGAATCACTGAAGATGCAGGAGATAATCCTTCTTTTATATGGGAAAAAATAGGCAACCGGTATCGAAATTTTCTGTTTGATGAGTTTCAGGATACTTCCGTTTCCCAATGGAAAAGCTTCAGATCCTTAGTGCAGAATGCAATCTCCGCGCCCAGCGAAGAATTTATTGACCATCTTATCGTAGGCGATACAAAACAGTCTATATATCGCTGGCGTAATGGCGACTGGAGCATATTAGAAAGCGGAGCCAAAGCAGATTTGGGTAGCCATCATATTGTGGATGACAATCTGGAAGATAACCACAGAAGCAGTTCGGCTATTATTGAATTTAATAACTTTTTATACGCTTCCTTTCCCAGTCTACTGCAGGATAAACTCAATTTATTAGTAGCAGAAACCGAAAAGACAGAACTTCTGGACTGGTGGGTTGCCAAAGGCTATCACGATATTATCAATTCTATTTTTGAAAATGCCCGGCAGAATACAACTCCAAGAACTCCGGAAGGGGGAATTATCAAGATCAGCAAATTCAGTAAACAGGAAGAAGAGGAGCGAATATTCAGCGATTCCGTATTTAGAGAATACGCACTGCAGGATACCATTGAAGAAATCCGGCGTATACAGCAGGATTTCCATTATATCTACAGTGAGATGTGTGTACTGGTGAGGACCAATGGAGAGGCAGAGTCCGTTGTAAACGAACTGATGGCTGCAGGTATTCCTGTTGTGTCCGGAGATGCGCTGATGATTGCAAACAGCTCAGCTATAAAGCTGATCATCAACACCCTGTATATTCTGGTAGGATATGATGAAAATACATCTTTGTATAAGGCCAATTGTATTTCTCTTTATCATAAGATCCGGGACATTGCCATTGATCCTGATATATTCCTGACGATCAAAGGAAAGAGCTTATCACAACTTTCAGGAATACTCCCTCCTGCCTTATGCGAAGAAGCCAATAACTGGATGCAACTGCCTCTGCCGGAACTGGTGGAACGTATCATCCATGCATATGGTCTGGACCAGAAACAGGAATATCTCGCCTACCTCCTTTCATTCCGGGATATTACCGCAAATGCAACAAAACAAGGAGAAAAAGGGATATTAAGTTTTCTGAACTGGTGGGAAGAAGACGGCGTACGAAAAACACTGCCTTCTCCTGATGCTGCTAATGCAGTACAGGTCATGACCATTCATAAATCCAAAGGTCTGGCTTTCCGCGCCGTATTTATTCCATTCTGTAACCTGGATCTGGGCGGAAAGACAAATGGAATATTCTGGGTCCCTGCAGTTAATACGCCCTATGAGGCCCTGAAAAGTATACCTTTGAAATACAAGGATGAATTAGCGAAATCCAGTGTGGCAAACTATTACTTTGAAGAGAACTTGTACAGCCACATCGATGCGCTTAACATGATCTATGTGGCGACCACACGGGCAAAAGATTATCTGTATATAGGGATCAAGGAAAAGAAAGATTTGAAAAAGATAAGCAATACAGGCGATCTTTTTCAACTTGTTTTAGCAGAGAATTTTGAATCTGAAGACGTGTATAATATTGAAAAACCGGTTCAGACAGATCGAAAACAAGATGCTCCTCAAACGATAGGCATGCATACCTATCCTACTTCCGACAGATTATCTGATATATATATTCCCCGGGAGGAAAAAAATGCTGCTCACGTTCTTCATATTGGACAGGCAGGAAGACAGGGAAGTATACTTCATACCATACTTGCCGATATAAAATCTTTAGCCGAGCTCCCATCCTATCTGGATAGTCTCCTGTTAGAAGGAACAATTATGGAAGAGGAAAAGCTCCTGTTTCTGCAAGAAGCAACACGAGTATTACAACACGAACAGTTAAATGAGTTATTGACTAAAGCAGAGCAGCATTTTTCGGAAAGATCTATTGTCAGTGCGGACGGACATGTCTATCGTCCGGACAAAATACTGATTCAGGACAATTTTGTAGCCGTCATCGATTATAAATTTACATTTCAGGAGCATTCGGAACATTTGGATCAGGTTCGTATCTATATGGATCTTTTAAGTCAGATGGGCTATAAAGATGTGGAAGGATATTTATTCTATGCTACCACTAATACACTTAAACCTGTTATTTAA
- a CDS encoding PD-(D/E)XK nuclease family protein → MKPFLKEVAEDLVAKFGDRLQDCVIIFNNKRPATYLNQYLSEIYQRPFWSPSVFTIQEFFAQSTHLNVADFYTQFFTLFNLYNELLIKESGKQIEMDKFFPVAKTILSDFGQIDMDNVEADRLFKELEDIAVINQQFDFLTEEQHQFLSRFWTSYTEGKHKRQQENFIRMWRRMPLLYRLFHDALKAKGLTTMGQIYRQLAHQTCSNSQFVNNFNQGKVILVGFNALSQTEAIVFKRWQDQGKTLFYFDTDSYYLNDPLHEAGLFLRKNIDLYGLKNELNNQRSLITELTTPTTVYKVQGQTTQAKILNQVLAEDYEQLKQDPSYGQTVIVLADESLLLPTLQTIPSDEQSIQVNLNVTMGLGYTSSSLFGLADLWLSHQVDMMNTRSAEELNVPYRTVEKFLTHPLIAVDEKKRTQVLAAFVKEQLVVIPLERLVQQKGIFQFFFQKVPDALSLTRELKSLLEYLAKRHLEQQNLRQLDAELFVKTIQELNRMHDTLAQHIQTSGNKFAPKFAAALIRKALEAISVPLSGDPLSGLQVMGLLETRNLNFDHVVILGLNDGIIPQNSVGNSFIPDSLRRAYGLPVLENQDAISAYIFYRLVQRAKKLSFVYNSLTDESNTGEPSRFLKQLEFESNFEFRYQDQHLQIKVEDQQELVIPKTAAIMDKLGLYLSGKRTLSASALTTYIANPIDFFYKYVAEISEPEEVNEVVEANNLGTILHGTMEDFYNQLKAENNFISPERIAQKRKELTKLIELNFIKEFYPEHNKKVNFTGIQRVIMAIVKEYIHIILDHDERSAPFTILQMEEEMIVPFEFNDINGRQQVIHMKGIIDRVDIGQDGVTRIVDYKTGSDELDYKSLEEAFNTDGKKLNKALVQTLFYTYVFEKAKNIRNVEPNLYVVRKMKNGGTLFQTKVEFTDDKNKIKKADQDLSGDFLAEEKERFANLLANKLQELFDPQVPFRVSQHSENYIFSPYKSLMTT, encoded by the coding sequence ATGAAACCATTTTTAAAAGAAGTTGCAGAAGATTTAGTAGCCAAATTTGGAGATCGCCTTCAGGACTGTGTCATTATTTTTAATAACAAAAGACCTGCAACCTATCTCAATCAATATTTATCAGAAATATACCAAAGGCCCTTCTGGAGTCCTTCCGTATTCACTATACAGGAATTCTTTGCACAATCTACCCATCTGAACGTTGCCGATTTCTACACCCAATTCTTTACTCTTTTCAATCTGTATAATGAATTGTTAATAAAAGAATCCGGGAAACAGATCGAGATGGACAAGTTCTTTCCTGTTGCCAAAACAATTCTTAGTGATTTTGGCCAGATTGATATGGACAATGTGGAGGCTGACCGTTTGTTTAAGGAGCTGGAGGATATTGCGGTTATTAATCAACAATTTGACTTCCTGACCGAAGAGCAGCATCAGTTTCTTTCCAGATTCTGGACTTCTTATACAGAAGGTAAACACAAAAGACAGCAAGAGAATTTCATTCGCATGTGGCGCAGAATGCCTCTTTTATATCGCTTATTTCATGATGCACTTAAAGCGAAAGGTCTGACCACTATGGGGCAGATCTACAGACAACTGGCTCATCAAACATGCTCTAACTCACAGTTTGTCAACAATTTTAACCAGGGCAAAGTCATTTTAGTCGGGTTCAATGCCCTAAGCCAGACGGAAGCTATTGTTTTCAAAAGATGGCAGGATCAGGGAAAAACACTCTTCTATTTTGATACTGACAGCTACTATCTAAATGATCCGCTCCATGAAGCAGGTTTATTTTTGAGGAAGAATATCGATCTGTACGGCTTAAAAAATGAGCTGAACAATCAACGGAGTTTGATCACTGAGCTGACTACACCGACAACTGTATATAAAGTACAGGGACAGACAACACAGGCTAAAATTCTCAACCAGGTTCTAGCTGAAGATTACGAGCAATTAAAACAAGATCCTTCTTATGGCCAGACAGTGATTGTACTGGCTGATGAAAGCTTATTACTACCGACACTGCAGACTATCCCTTCTGATGAACAAAGCATACAGGTCAATCTGAATGTAACCATGGGACTGGGGTATACCTCTTCCTCCTTATTCGGACTGGCAGATTTGTGGTTATCTCATCAGGTTGATATGATGAACACCCGCTCTGCTGAAGAACTGAACGTTCCATACAGAACTGTAGAGAAGTTTTTGACACATCCGCTTATTGCTGTCGATGAGAAAAAACGCACCCAGGTACTGGCTGCCTTTGTAAAAGAGCAATTGGTGGTCATTCCGCTAGAACGGTTAGTTCAGCAAAAAGGCATATTCCAATTCTTTTTCCAAAAAGTCCCAGATGCATTAAGTCTGACCAGAGAGTTAAAATCTCTGCTGGAATATCTTGCCAAACGTCATTTGGAACAGCAAAATTTACGACAGCTGGATGCAGAGTTGTTTGTCAAAACGATTCAGGAGTTAAACAGAATGCACGACACGCTGGCCCAGCACATACAAACCTCCGGAAACAAATTTGCACCCAAATTTGCAGCAGCATTGATCCGGAAAGCATTGGAAGCTATATCTGTTCCGCTAAGTGGCGACCCCCTGAGCGGCCTGCAGGTAATGGGACTTCTGGAAACACGTAATCTTAATTTTGATCATGTGGTAATCTTAGGTCTTAATGATGGTATAATCCCGCAAAACAGTGTCGGAAACAGTTTTATACCCGATAGCTTAAGGCGTGCCTACGGCTTGCCAGTGCTCGAAAATCAGGATGCGATATCGGCCTATATCTTTTACAGACTGGTACAACGTGCGAAAAAATTAAGTTTTGTATACAACAGCCTGACAGACGAAAGTAATACAGGAGAGCCCAGCAGGTTTTTGAAACAGTTAGAGTTTGAAAGCAATTTTGAATTCCGTTATCAGGATCAACATTTACAAATCAAAGTAGAAGATCAGCAGGAATTGGTGATTCCCAAGACAGCAGCAATAATGGATAAATTAGGGTTATACTTATCCGGCAAACGAACATTATCTGCGTCTGCACTCACTACATATATTGCTAATCCTATTGACTTCTTTTACAAGTATGTTGCAGAAATCAGTGAACCTGAAGAAGTCAATGAAGTCGTAGAAGCTAATAATCTCGGAACCATATTACATGGAACAATGGAAGATTTTTATAATCAGCTGAAGGCCGAGAATAATTTTATCAGTCCTGAACGTATAGCGCAAAAGCGAAAAGAACTCACTAAACTGATTGAGCTAAATTTTATTAAAGAATTCTATCCCGAACATAACAAAAAGGTAAACTTTACAGGTATACAAAGGGTCATCATGGCTATTGTAAAAGAGTATATTCATATTATCCTGGATCATGATGAGCGTTCTGCACCTTTTACTATTCTTCAGATGGAAGAGGAGATGATAGTTCCTTTTGAATTTAACGATATCAATGGGCGACAACAGGTCATTCACATGAAAGGAATTATCGACCGTGTGGATATCGGACAGGACGGAGTAACCCGTATAGTAGATTATAAAACCGGAAGTGACGAACTGGATTATAAAAGTCTGGAAGAGGCATTCAACACAGATGGCAAAAAGTTGAATAAGGCTCTGGTACAGACATTATTCTACACGTATGTATTTGAAAAAGCGAAAAACATCCGAAATGTAGAACCGAATCTCTATGTAGTAAGGAAAATGAAGAATGGAGGAACGCTATTTCAGACGAAAGTAGAATTTACAGATGATAAAAATAAGATAAAAAAGGCAGATCAGGATCTCTCCGGAGATTTTCTGGCGGAAGAAAAAGAACGTTTCGCTAATTTGCTGGCTAATAAACTTCAGGAATTGTTTGATCCGCAGGTGCCATTCAGAGTAAGTCAGCACAGCGAAAATTACATATTCTCCCCATATAAGTCGTTAATGACGACATAA
- a CDS encoding cupin-like domain-containing protein, producing MKLKPVNSISGIAPSDFIRDYLKKGQPVIIKDFISPESTCWKKWSYDYFKEIAGDEMISVYGKEEESRDRAASAPVGKMTFGDYLNLITKEPTELRLFLFDLLKLRPELKKDVIYNDVTGGKVLQWLPYMFFGGEGSSTRNHFDIDMSHVFISQFQGVKKIWLFPNSQSDLMYKLPYNFHSIANPKFSSLEEYPALRLLNGYEAEIHPGDTLYMPAGWWHYIQYATEGYSISVRALPSSFSEKLKGARNLFITRYFDDTMRKIFKDKWFDYKIQTAKVRANRAMKKYK from the coding sequence GTGAAATTAAAACCAGTCAATAGTATCTCAGGAATAGCTCCAAGTGATTTTATCAGAGATTACTTGAAAAAGGGTCAACCTGTCATTATAAAGGACTTCATAAGTCCTGAAAGTACATGTTGGAAGAAATGGAGCTATGACTATTTCAAGGAAATAGCCGGAGACGAAATGATTTCTGTATATGGAAAGGAAGAAGAGTCCAGGGATCGTGCGGCGAGCGCACCGGTAGGTAAAATGACCTTTGGTGATTATTTAAACCTGATTACAAAAGAGCCTACAGAATTACGTTTATTTCTGTTTGATTTGTTAAAACTCAGACCGGAACTGAAAAAAGATGTCATCTATAATGACGTAACCGGAGGCAAAGTATTACAGTGGCTGCCGTATATGTTCTTCGGAGGAGAGGGATCATCTACACGTAATCACTTTGATATAGATATGTCGCATGTCTTTATATCCCAGTTTCAGGGTGTGAAGAAAATATGGTTGTTTCCGAATAGCCAGTCCGATCTGATGTATAAGTTGCCTTACAATTTTCATAGTATTGCTAATCCGAAGTTCAGCAGTCTGGAAGAGTATCCGGCGCTTAGGTTATTAAACGGTTATGAAGCTGAAATCCATCCCGGAGATACACTATATATGCCGGCAGGTTGGTGGCATTATATTCAGTATGCTACGGAAGGTTATTCTATCTCAGTAAGAGCATTGCCTTCTTCATTTAGTGAGAAGCTTAAGGGTGCCCGAAATCTGTTTATTACGCGTTATTTTGATGATACAATGCGTAAAATATTTAAAGACAAGTGGTTTGATTACAAAATCCAGACAGCTAAAGTCCGGGCAAACCGCGCAATGAAAAAATATAAATAA